One genomic window of Motacilla alba alba isolate MOTALB_02 chromosome 3, Motacilla_alba_V1.0_pri, whole genome shotgun sequence includes the following:
- the CFAP206 gene encoding cilia- and flagella-associated protein 206 isoform X2, with the protein MAGELTRSVIKRVIRQVGLECAAQGQSLSETLVAFVVKAVVLDPRNDFNMDRMLTENDMQDLIQLCVTRLLDTTNPSLSTIKMQVYFDMNYANRDELLSEQERVLEGKLAPLVRAITESAPHAQEEMENVYQKIVTYVLLRSGLGSPTDIEAVREVTAALQSVFPQTEMITFISLGKKDKEQQLKDLAMLVTGIRLYNKECQRGGSGIDDLPGILSEAIPSATRTLDERLNSCQLLAHRYTALLECMQEDPQRFSRLRFLKLKEALFNVRQYEAFLCILQPLFMELSKLWTSFQDEMLLLSFLTNMADNLQQFLEIQSQLFPEEMLTSLLEGVTVKSDVERIKETMGTRVNVSDFTNQEWLFPETTDNFDQLLIQYHGFCAHSIGVKGITLPGNPAIGILKHKEKYYVFSSKEAAYIFAEDPDKFIQLNIEKAKKYAELIQLLELHHQFEYLVPHAQARKASKGSMKPAPKRESGTQTDTHILPPTIVRSYEWNEWELRRKAIKLANLRRMLTHSMQTDLSHMRRENFTQVYLPKDAGTQTKRDNSSNVPKPQIFLKGLRGGSSPTTHMVTVDLTRPLDET; encoded by the exons ATGGCCGGCGAGCTGACCCGAAGTGTCATCAAGAGAGTAATCCGCCAAGTGGGCCTGGAGTgcgctgcccagggacaaagcCTCTCGGAAACCTTGGTGGCCTTCGTG GTGAAAGCTGTTGTTTTAGATCCAAGAAATGATTTTAACATGGATCGAATGCTTACAGAAAACGATATGCAGGATCTTATCCAG CTCTGTGTTACCAGACTGCTTGACACAACAAACCCATCCCTAAGCACAATTAAGATGCAAGTTTACTTTGATATGAACTATGCAAACCGAG ATGAATTACTGAGTGAGCAGGAGCGTGTTCTGGAAGGAAAACTGGCTCCTCTAGTTAGAGCCATCACTGAGAGTGCTCCACATGCacaagaagaaatggagaaTGTGTATCAAAAGATTGTTACCTACGTGCTGCTGAGATCTGGCCTGGGATCCCCAACAGATATTGAGGCTGTCAGGGAGGTAACAG CTGCCTTGCAGAGTGTATTCCCCCAGACAGAGATGATTACTTTCATCTCACTTGGTAAGAAGGACAAAGAACAACAGCTGAAAGATCTTGCCATGCTAGTGACAGGAATTCGTCTGTACAACAAGGAGTGCCAGAGAGGAGGAAGTGGCATTGATGACT TGCCAGGCATCTTGAGCGAAGCCATTCCGTCGGCTACACGGACTCTCGATGAACGTCTGAactcctgccagctgctggcccaCCGCTACACGGCCCTGCTGGAATGCATGCAGGAAGACCCCCAAAGGTTCTCCCGGCTCAGATTTCTCAAATTAAAAGAAGCACTGTTCAATGTGAGACAGTATGAAGCCTTCCTTTGCATCCTTCAG CCTCTGTTTATGGAACTTTCTAAGCTTTGGACCAGCTTTCAGGATGAAATGCTATTGCTAAGCTTCCTCACAAATATGGCTGACAATCTGCAACAATTCTTGGAAATCCAATCACAgctttttcctgaggaaatgcTAACATCTCTTCTGGAAGGAGTGACTGTGAAAAGTGATGTGGAAAGGATAAAAGAAACCATGG GAACCAGAGTGAATGTTTCTGATTTCACGAACCAAGAATGGCTTTTTCCAGAGACTACTGATAACTTTGATCAGTTGCTGATCCAGTACCATGGTTTCTGTGCACATTCAATTGGTGTGAAAGGTATCACCCTACCAG GAAATCCTGCTATTGGAATTTTGAAGCACAAGGAGAAATATTATGTTTTCAGTTCAAAAGAAGCTGCATATATCTTCGCTGAAGATCCAGATAAGTTCATTCAATTGAatatagaaaaagcaaaaaaatatgcAGAGCTAATTCAACTGCTTGAGCTCCATCATCAGTTTGAATACCTTGTTCCACATGCACAG GCCAGAAAGGCAAGCAAAGGTTCCATGAAACCAGCCCCAAAACGTGAGAGTGGTACTCAAACTGATACTCATATCTTGCCTCCAACTATTGTGAGATCCTATGAATGGAACGAATGGgaactgagaagaaaagctATAAAATTG GCCAACTTGCGCCGCATGTTAACTCATTCCATGCAGACTGATCTCAGCCACATGAGAAGAGAGAACTTCACCCAAGTGTACTTGCCAAAAGATGCTGGCACCCAGACCAAGCGTGACAACTCAAGCAATGTACCCAAACCCCAGATTTTCTTGAAGGGTCTCCGAGGAGGATCATCTCCCACTACTCATATGGTCACAGTAGACTTAACAAGACCACTGGATGAAACTTAA
- the CFAP206 gene encoding cilia- and flagella-associated protein 206 isoform X1, which produces MAGELTRSVIKRVIRQVGLECAAQGQSLSETLVAFVVKAVVLDPRNDFNMDRMLTENDMQDLIQLCVTRLLDTTNPSLSTIKMQVYFDMNYANRDELLSEQERVLEGKLAPLVRAITESAPHAQEEMENVYQKIVTYVLLRSGLGSPTDIEAVREVTAALQSVFPQTEMITFISLGKKDKEQQLKDLAMLVTGIRLYNKECQRGGSGIDDLPGILSEAIPSATRTLDERLNSCQLLAHRYTALLECMQEDPQRFSRLRFLKLKEALFNVRQYEAFLCILQSNAITSAQEVESLDVQFEAAMMVLKNTVQNKTSVESREVFPLFMELSKLWTSFQDEMLLLSFLTNMADNLQQFLEIQSQLFPEEMLTSLLEGVTVKSDVERIKETMGTRVNVSDFTNQEWLFPETTDNFDQLLIQYHGFCAHSIGVKGITLPGNPAIGILKHKEKYYVFSSKEAAYIFAEDPDKFIQLNIEKAKKYAELIQLLELHHQFEYLVPHAQARKASKGSMKPAPKRESGTQTDTHILPPTIVRSYEWNEWELRRKAIKLANLRRMLTHSMQTDLSHMRRENFTQVYLPKDAGTQTKRDNSSNVPKPQIFLKGLRGGSSPTTHMVTVDLTRPLDET; this is translated from the exons ATGGCCGGCGAGCTGACCCGAAGTGTCATCAAGAGAGTAATCCGCCAAGTGGGCCTGGAGTgcgctgcccagggacaaagcCTCTCGGAAACCTTGGTGGCCTTCGTG GTGAAAGCTGTTGTTTTAGATCCAAGAAATGATTTTAACATGGATCGAATGCTTACAGAAAACGATATGCAGGATCTTATCCAG CTCTGTGTTACCAGACTGCTTGACACAACAAACCCATCCCTAAGCACAATTAAGATGCAAGTTTACTTTGATATGAACTATGCAAACCGAG ATGAATTACTGAGTGAGCAGGAGCGTGTTCTGGAAGGAAAACTGGCTCCTCTAGTTAGAGCCATCACTGAGAGTGCTCCACATGCacaagaagaaatggagaaTGTGTATCAAAAGATTGTTACCTACGTGCTGCTGAGATCTGGCCTGGGATCCCCAACAGATATTGAGGCTGTCAGGGAGGTAACAG CTGCCTTGCAGAGTGTATTCCCCCAGACAGAGATGATTACTTTCATCTCACTTGGTAAGAAGGACAAAGAACAACAGCTGAAAGATCTTGCCATGCTAGTGACAGGAATTCGTCTGTACAACAAGGAGTGCCAGAGAGGAGGAAGTGGCATTGATGACT TGCCAGGCATCTTGAGCGAAGCCATTCCGTCGGCTACACGGACTCTCGATGAACGTCTGAactcctgccagctgctggcccaCCGCTACACGGCCCTGCTGGAATGCATGCAGGAAGACCCCCAAAGGTTCTCCCGGCTCAGATTTCTCAAATTAAAAGAAGCACTGTTCAATGTGAGACAGTATGAAGCCTTCCTTTGCATCCTTCAG TCTAATGCAATTACAAGTGCTCAAGAAGTTGAATCGTTGGATGTTCAGTTTGAAGCAGCAATGATGGTATTGAAAAATACAGTGCAGAATAAGACTTCCGTAGAGTCCAGAGAAGTTTTT CCTCTGTTTATGGAACTTTCTAAGCTTTGGACCAGCTTTCAGGATGAAATGCTATTGCTAAGCTTCCTCACAAATATGGCTGACAATCTGCAACAATTCTTGGAAATCCAATCACAgctttttcctgaggaaatgcTAACATCTCTTCTGGAAGGAGTGACTGTGAAAAGTGATGTGGAAAGGATAAAAGAAACCATGG GAACCAGAGTGAATGTTTCTGATTTCACGAACCAAGAATGGCTTTTTCCAGAGACTACTGATAACTTTGATCAGTTGCTGATCCAGTACCATGGTTTCTGTGCACATTCAATTGGTGTGAAAGGTATCACCCTACCAG GAAATCCTGCTATTGGAATTTTGAAGCACAAGGAGAAATATTATGTTTTCAGTTCAAAAGAAGCTGCATATATCTTCGCTGAAGATCCAGATAAGTTCATTCAATTGAatatagaaaaagcaaaaaaatatgcAGAGCTAATTCAACTGCTTGAGCTCCATCATCAGTTTGAATACCTTGTTCCACATGCACAG GCCAGAAAGGCAAGCAAAGGTTCCATGAAACCAGCCCCAAAACGTGAGAGTGGTACTCAAACTGATACTCATATCTTGCCTCCAACTATTGTGAGATCCTATGAATGGAACGAATGGgaactgagaagaaaagctATAAAATTG GCCAACTTGCGCCGCATGTTAACTCATTCCATGCAGACTGATCTCAGCCACATGAGAAGAGAGAACTTCACCCAAGTGTACTTGCCAAAAGATGCTGGCACCCAGACCAAGCGTGACAACTCAAGCAATGTACCCAAACCCCAGATTTTCTTGAAGGGTCTCCGAGGAGGATCATCTCCCACTACTCATATGGTCACAGTAGACTTAACAAGACCACTGGATGAAACTTAA
- the CFAP206 gene encoding cilia- and flagella-associated protein 206 isoform X3, translating into MDRMLTENDMQDLIQLCVTRLLDTTNPSLSTIKMQVYFDMNYANRDELLSEQERVLEGKLAPLVRAITESAPHAQEEMENVYQKIVTYVLLRSGLGSPTDIEAVREVTAALQSVFPQTEMITFISLGKKDKEQQLKDLAMLVTGIRLYNKECQRGGSGIDDLPGILSEAIPSATRTLDERLNSCQLLAHRYTALLECMQEDPQRFSRLRFLKLKEALFNVRQYEAFLCILQSNAITSAQEVESLDVQFEAAMMVLKNTVQNKTSVESREVFPLFMELSKLWTSFQDEMLLLSFLTNMADNLQQFLEIQSQLFPEEMLTSLLEGVTVKSDVERIKETMGTRVNVSDFTNQEWLFPETTDNFDQLLIQYHGFCAHSIGVKGITLPGNPAIGILKHKEKYYVFSSKEAAYIFAEDPDKFIQLNIEKAKKYAELIQLLELHHQFEYLVPHAQARKASKGSMKPAPKRESGTQTDTHILPPTIVRSYEWNEWELRRKAIKLANLRRMLTHSMQTDLSHMRRENFTQVYLPKDAGTQTKRDNSSNVPKPQIFLKGLRGGSSPTTHMVTVDLTRPLDET; encoded by the exons ATGGATCGAATGCTTACAGAAAACGATATGCAGGATCTTATCCAG CTCTGTGTTACCAGACTGCTTGACACAACAAACCCATCCCTAAGCACAATTAAGATGCAAGTTTACTTTGATATGAACTATGCAAACCGAG ATGAATTACTGAGTGAGCAGGAGCGTGTTCTGGAAGGAAAACTGGCTCCTCTAGTTAGAGCCATCACTGAGAGTGCTCCACATGCacaagaagaaatggagaaTGTGTATCAAAAGATTGTTACCTACGTGCTGCTGAGATCTGGCCTGGGATCCCCAACAGATATTGAGGCTGTCAGGGAGGTAACAG CTGCCTTGCAGAGTGTATTCCCCCAGACAGAGATGATTACTTTCATCTCACTTGGTAAGAAGGACAAAGAACAACAGCTGAAAGATCTTGCCATGCTAGTGACAGGAATTCGTCTGTACAACAAGGAGTGCCAGAGAGGAGGAAGTGGCATTGATGACT TGCCAGGCATCTTGAGCGAAGCCATTCCGTCGGCTACACGGACTCTCGATGAACGTCTGAactcctgccagctgctggcccaCCGCTACACGGCCCTGCTGGAATGCATGCAGGAAGACCCCCAAAGGTTCTCCCGGCTCAGATTTCTCAAATTAAAAGAAGCACTGTTCAATGTGAGACAGTATGAAGCCTTCCTTTGCATCCTTCAG TCTAATGCAATTACAAGTGCTCAAGAAGTTGAATCGTTGGATGTTCAGTTTGAAGCAGCAATGATGGTATTGAAAAATACAGTGCAGAATAAGACTTCCGTAGAGTCCAGAGAAGTTTTT CCTCTGTTTATGGAACTTTCTAAGCTTTGGACCAGCTTTCAGGATGAAATGCTATTGCTAAGCTTCCTCACAAATATGGCTGACAATCTGCAACAATTCTTGGAAATCCAATCACAgctttttcctgaggaaatgcTAACATCTCTTCTGGAAGGAGTGACTGTGAAAAGTGATGTGGAAAGGATAAAAGAAACCATGG GAACCAGAGTGAATGTTTCTGATTTCACGAACCAAGAATGGCTTTTTCCAGAGACTACTGATAACTTTGATCAGTTGCTGATCCAGTACCATGGTTTCTGTGCACATTCAATTGGTGTGAAAGGTATCACCCTACCAG GAAATCCTGCTATTGGAATTTTGAAGCACAAGGAGAAATATTATGTTTTCAGTTCAAAAGAAGCTGCATATATCTTCGCTGAAGATCCAGATAAGTTCATTCAATTGAatatagaaaaagcaaaaaaatatgcAGAGCTAATTCAACTGCTTGAGCTCCATCATCAGTTTGAATACCTTGTTCCACATGCACAG GCCAGAAAGGCAAGCAAAGGTTCCATGAAACCAGCCCCAAAACGTGAGAGTGGTACTCAAACTGATACTCATATCTTGCCTCCAACTATTGTGAGATCCTATGAATGGAACGAATGGgaactgagaagaaaagctATAAAATTG GCCAACTTGCGCCGCATGTTAACTCATTCCATGCAGACTGATCTCAGCCACATGAGAAGAGAGAACTTCACCCAAGTGTACTTGCCAAAAGATGCTGGCACCCAGACCAAGCGTGACAACTCAAGCAATGTACCCAAACCCCAGATTTTCTTGAAGGGTCTCCGAGGAGGATCATCTCCCACTACTCATATGGTCACAGTAGACTTAACAAGACCACTGGATGAAACTTAA